A stretch of Bacillus pseudomycoides DNA encodes these proteins:
- a CDS encoding sulfurtransferase, which produces MIVTVEWLRDHIEDEHVRIIDCRFDLANPNWGREEYEKEHIPHALYFDLNLDLSSPVTEHGGRHPLPTIQDFTEKLAQAGIDEHTTVVAYDSQDGAMASRLWWLLTYVGHQKVYVLNGGFPAWKERNLSTTREVPTIERKTFTPNVQDNMLVTMEDVKEKIRTNADITLIDSREPKRYAGAEESVDHKAGHIPTAENYFWKDVITAEGQFKGKEEQEERFHLLNKEKETIVYCGSGVTACPNVLALQAAGFRNVKLYAGSWSDWISYPENQIVKEGQ; this is translated from the coding sequence ATGATTGTTACAGTCGAATGGTTGCGTGATCATATAGAAGATGAACATGTCCGTATAATCGATTGTCGTTTTGACTTAGCTAATCCAAATTGGGGCAGAGAAGAGTATGAGAAAGAGCATATTCCTCATGCATTATACTTTGATTTGAATCTTGATTTATCAAGTCCTGTTACCGAACATGGTGGTCGTCATCCGCTACCAACGATTCAGGATTTTACCGAAAAACTTGCTCAAGCTGGAATTGATGAACATACGACTGTTGTTGCATATGACAGTCAAGATGGTGCGATGGCTTCACGTTTATGGTGGCTATTAACATATGTAGGACATCAAAAAGTGTATGTATTAAATGGCGGTTTTCCAGCATGGAAAGAACGAAATTTATCTACAACAAGGGAAGTTCCAACTATTGAACGGAAAACATTCACCCCGAATGTACAAGACAACATGCTCGTAACGATGGAAGATGTGAAAGAAAAAATTCGTACAAATGCAGATATTACGTTAATTGATTCTAGGGAGCCGAAGCGTTATGCTGGTGCTGAAGAATCTGTTGACCATAAAGCTGGTCACATTCCAACAGCTGAAAACTATTTTTGGAAAGATGTAATCACAGCGGAAGGTCAGTTCAAAGGTAAAGAGGAGCAAGAGGAACGTTTTCATCTCCTTAATAAAGAGAAAGAAACAATCGTCTATTGCGGATCTGGTGTAACAGCATGTCCGAATGTATTAGCGTTACAAGCAGCTGGTTTTCGTAACGTGAAGTTATATGCTGGGAGCTGGAGTGATTGGATTTCTTATCCAGAAAACCAAATTGTAAAAGAAGGACAGTAA
- a CDS encoding cation-transporting P-type ATPase, whose product MLYVNKLVGNMSHKRSKRVMKEQSMLKQNKDLLIEIATRDVKSVFAYFKTTRDGLSIKEAQKRIHVYGKNELSSKRAILSDVMMKLGEMIPVFAKQRVHNENQYEIVTVTVSRVAGGTAVSVNCESKIMQLPVEELVPGDMVFLSAGDTVPADVRIIYAEDLLVNESVLTGKETNVEKFESCYHLERKRFIPLKRMKDYNPLQLENVCFKGTHIVKGTAKAVVVSTGKNTYSGLLHTCCSQTS is encoded by the coding sequence ATGTTATATGTAAATAAACTTGTGGGTAACATGTCTCATAAACGAAGTAAAAGAGTGATGAAAGAACAATCTATGTTAAAACAAAATAAAGACTTGTTAATTGAAATTGCAACAAGAGATGTGAAGTCTGTATTTGCTTATTTTAAAACAACAAGAGATGGTCTTTCTATTAAAGAAGCGCAGAAGCGTATTCATGTGTACGGGAAAAATGAATTATCTTCAAAGCGAGCAATTCTTTCTGATGTAATGATGAAATTAGGCGAAATGATCCCTGTATTTGCAAAGCAACGTGTTCATAATGAGAATCAATATGAGATTGTAACGGTTACTGTTTCTAGAGTAGCAGGGGGTACAGCTGTAAGTGTGAATTGTGAATCAAAAATAATGCAACTTCCAGTTGAGGAGCTAGTTCCAGGGGATATGGTTTTTCTTTCAGCAGGTGATACAGTTCCAGCTGATGTACGTATTATTTATGCAGAAGATTTGTTAGTCAATGAATCGGTGTTAACAGGGAAAGAAACAAATGTAGAGAAATTTGAAAGCTGTTATCATCTTGAACGCAAACGTTTTATTCCATTAAAACGCATGAAAGACTACAATCCACTTCAACTTGAAAATGTATGCTTTAAAGGTACACATATTGTAAAAGGAACTGCGAAGGCTGTGGTTGTTTCAACAGGTAAAAACACGTATTCTGGATTGCTTCATACATGCTGTAGCCAAACATCTTGA
- a CDS encoding tyrosine-protein phosphatase, translating to MLGKLQASPERIKPMLEVRPEYLDEIYYEIIEKYGDVEVYLIQACNIERRSIQNLKQLVLE from the coding sequence GTGCTGGGAAAACTTCAAGCTTCACCAGAGCGGATAAAGCCGATGTTAGAAGTTCGTCCTGAATATTTAGATGAAATTTATTATGAAATTATAGAAAAGTATGGAGATGTTGAAGTATATCTTATTCAAGCATGTAACATTGAAAGGAGAAGTATACAAAATCTTAAACAGTTAGTGCTAGAATAG
- a CDS encoding DUF2533 family protein: MEVHKAITAHSRKQNEIVTTFLQLEAQREAAIEAAVALASNGKHFSVDAINMVTKQINDLAKRGVAPQRKIVTEDMVMEYVGRLQEKEGR; the protein is encoded by the coding sequence ATGGAAGTACATAAAGCAATTACAGCACATTCTCGTAAACAAAATGAAATTGTGACAACGTTTTTACAACTAGAAGCACAGCGTGAAGCGGCGATTGAGGCGGCAGTAGCACTTGCGTCAAATGGAAAACATTTCTCAGTAGATGCCATTAACATGGTAACGAAGCAAATTAATGATCTTGCTAAACGAGGTGTCGCACCACAACGTAAAATTGTAACAGAAGATATGGTTATGGAGTATGTAGGTCGTCTGCAAGAGAAAGAAGGTCGTTAA
- a CDS encoding glutathionylspermidine synthase family protein, with product MSLYIKKRSQFYARFPHFWSDLYGGEYSLFHVFEITEQTIRDLQLATERMGNVFFKTARLLRTLSDAQLLELGFPLLSLPFIRMKSMFPESVISRFDFAMTDSGIKMLEFNSDTPTFIVECFQMNGEICKELEYHDPNENQERLLSSGITKAVMESTKGIENPNVVFTAHHEHIEDWNTAWYLSQLCQVRNKVVPMSELRITDDALLDADGVPIDVLYRQTYPIEDLVEDRDPNTGDLVGVELLQLIKEGKLFIINPISSFLLQPKSVQSLIWGLAEAGAFYTNEEQKWIKEYMLPTYLEADLFLGRSSFVQKPSFGREGDTVTIRDKESNIMNQNVYQTYKKELPVFQKYIKLPVISLETEKGNEELSYVFGSFLIAGKPSSIGIRAGEKITGNESYYLPVGMKKED from the coding sequence ATGTCGCTTTACATAAAGAAACGAAGTCAATTTTATGCAAGGTTCCCTCACTTTTGGTCTGATTTATATGGAGGAGAGTATAGCCTGTTTCATGTTTTTGAAATCACAGAACAAACGATTCGAGATTTACAGTTAGCAACAGAACGAATGGGAAACGTATTTTTTAAGACTGCTAGACTTCTTCGGACTCTGTCTGATGCTCAGCTTCTTGAACTTGGTTTTCCACTTTTAAGTTTGCCTTTTATCAGAATGAAATCAATGTTTCCTGAATCGGTTATTTCACGATTTGATTTTGCGATGACAGATAGTGGTATTAAAATGCTTGAGTTTAATAGTGATACTCCGACTTTTATCGTGGAATGTTTTCAAATGAATGGAGAAATTTGTAAAGAATTAGAGTATCATGATCCTAATGAAAATCAGGAGCGTCTGCTTTCTTCTGGAATCACCAAAGCCGTGATGGAGTCTACTAAAGGAATAGAAAATCCTAATGTTGTCTTCACAGCTCATCATGAACATATAGAAGATTGGAATACTGCCTGGTATTTGAGTCAGTTATGTCAAGTTAGAAATAAGGTGGTGCCAATGTCTGAACTCAGAATTACTGATGACGCTTTACTTGATGCAGATGGTGTACCAATTGATGTGTTATATCGCCAAACATATCCTATTGAAGACTTAGTTGAGGACCGGGATCCTAACACAGGAGATCTTGTAGGTGTCGAATTATTACAACTTATAAAAGAAGGAAAACTTTTTATTATAAATCCGATTTCATCTTTTTTGCTTCAGCCAAAATCGGTTCAATCTCTCATTTGGGGATTAGCGGAGGCGGGTGCTTTTTATACAAATGAGGAACAAAAATGGATTAAAGAATACATGCTTCCTACTTACTTAGAAGCAGACCTATTTTTAGGAAGAAGTTCTTTTGTTCAAAAACCTTCGTTTGGTAGAGAGGGTGACACAGTTACAATTCGTGATAAAGAAAGCAATATTATGAATCAAAATGTATATCAAACGTATAAAAAAGAGCTTCCTGTATTCCAAAAATATATAAAGCTCCCAGTTATTTCTCTTGAGACTGAAAAGGGGAATGAGGAGCTCTCGTATGTGTTTGGATCATTTTTAATTGCTGGGAAGCCAAGTAGTATTGGTATACGTGCTGGTGAAAAAATTACGGGGAATGAATCTTATTATTTACCTGTCGGAATGAAAAAGGAGGATTAG
- a CDS encoding DUF350 domain-containing protein, which yields MINFLLYLAVSIGLLCIGLFLMEVTTKVKEFSLMAKGNKAASYALGGRLLGLAIVLYSTAAHSVSLMDMALWGAIGILAQIIVFYLAEWLTPRFNINQSIEDDNQGVGLFLMFLSISIGIVIAGCLTY from the coding sequence ATGATAAATTTCTTACTTTATTTAGCAGTCTCAATTGGTCTTTTATGTATCGGTCTTTTTCTTATGGAAGTAACAACAAAAGTGAAGGAATTTTCGTTAATGGCGAAAGGGAATAAAGCAGCAAGCTACGCACTTGGAGGAAGACTTCTTGGCCTTGCCATCGTTTTGTATTCGACTGCTGCTCATTCTGTTTCATTAATGGATATGGCTTTATGGGGAGCGATTGGAATATTAGCGCAAATTATTGTGTTCTATTTAGCTGAATGGCTTACGCCGCGCTTTAATATCAATCAAAGCATTGAAGACGATAATCAGGGTGTTGGACTTTTTCTTATGTTTTTATCAATTTCCATCGGAATCGTGATTGCTGGATGCTTAACATATTGA
- a CDS encoding N-acetyltransferase: MEIVMELISQEKAPMSLLLLADPSERQIYSYLKRGLIYIAKHEENVIGVYVLLETRPKTMEVMNIAVSEEIQGQGIGKQLLQHAIVTAKEKHMHNLEVGTGNSSISQLAFYQKCGFRIFSIDFDYFSKHYEEEIIENGIVCRDMIRFSMEI, from the coding sequence ATGGAAATTGTAATGGAACTTATTTCACAAGAAAAGGCGCCAATGTCATTATTGTTGCTTGCTGATCCTAGTGAGAGGCAAATTTATTCCTATTTGAAGAGAGGTCTTATATATATCGCTAAACATGAAGAAAATGTTATAGGTGTATATGTATTGCTTGAAACAAGACCAAAAACAATGGAAGTTATGAATATCGCTGTTTCAGAAGAAATACAAGGGCAAGGAATTGGAAAACAATTATTACAGCACGCGATTGTAACTGCCAAAGAAAAGCACATGCATAATCTTGAAGTAGGGACAGGGAATTCTAGTATTTCACAGCTAGCTTTCTATCAAAAATGTGGTTTTCGTATTTTTTCTATTGATTTTGATTACTTTTCGAAGCATTATGAAGAAGAGATTATTGAAAATGGAATTGTATGCCGAGATATGATTCGATTTTCAATGGAAATTTAG